The Microbacterium sp. LWH7-1.2 genome window below encodes:
- a CDS encoding glycosyltransferase, translated as MTDPATPDDTPADAASPRALKILYGADTFLPHVNGAARFAERLAAGMVERGHEVHVMAPSKTHREHGTFTEVVEGQSMTMHRLPSWRWYPHDWLTFVMPFRSKYYARRVLDEVQPDVVHIQSHIVIGRGLTREARKRGIPVVATNHVMAENVLDFTVLPPSWTRYAVKLAWEDAERTFKMTRAVTTPTRRAAEFLERTIDIQDVIPVSCGIDASNYTADLTPRDAHRLVFVGRLTTEKQIDVVLRAIAMLDPALDVRFDIVGSGDQRRNLEQLVGELGLGDRVHFHGHTTDEELRSLLTHASLFVIASIAELQSIATMEAMASGLPIVAADAVALPHLVHDGENGYLFRPGDVDDLAAKLTTVLTQSPEDRARMQHASLEGVKVHDMKRTLDTFEALYRDEPLPE; from the coding sequence GTGACCGATCCTGCGACGCCCGACGACACCCCCGCCGACGCCGCGAGTCCTCGCGCGCTGAAGATCCTCTACGGCGCCGACACGTTCCTCCCGCACGTGAACGGCGCCGCCCGCTTCGCGGAGCGCCTCGCCGCCGGCATGGTGGAGCGCGGTCACGAGGTGCACGTGATGGCGCCCAGCAAGACGCACCGCGAGCACGGCACGTTCACCGAGGTCGTCGAGGGCCAGTCGATGACGATGCACCGGCTGCCGTCGTGGCGCTGGTATCCCCACGACTGGCTCACGTTCGTCATGCCGTTCCGGTCGAAGTACTACGCCCGCCGCGTGCTCGACGAGGTGCAGCCCGACGTGGTGCACATCCAGTCCCACATCGTGATCGGCCGCGGCCTCACGCGCGAGGCGCGCAAGCGCGGCATCCCCGTCGTCGCCACGAACCACGTCATGGCCGAGAACGTGCTCGACTTCACGGTGCTCCCGCCGTCGTGGACGCGGTACGCGGTCAAGCTCGCGTGGGAGGACGCGGAGCGCACGTTCAAGATGACGCGCGCCGTCACGACGCCGACCCGCAGGGCGGCCGAGTTCCTCGAGCGCACGATCGACATCCAGGACGTCATCCCCGTCAGCTGCGGCATCGACGCCTCGAACTACACCGCCGACCTCACGCCCCGCGACGCGCACCGGCTGGTGTTCGTCGGCCGGCTCACGACCGAGAAGCAGATCGATGTCGTGCTGCGCGCGATCGCCATGCTCGACCCCGCGCTCGACGTGCGCTTCGACATCGTCGGCTCGGGCGACCAGCGCCGCAACCTCGAGCAGCTCGTCGGCGAGCTCGGCCTCGGCGACCGCGTGCACTTCCACGGCCACACCACCGACGAGGAGCTGCGGTCGCTCCTCACCCACGCGAGCCTGTTCGTGATCGCCTCGATCGCCGAGCTGCAGTCCATCGCAACCATGGAGGCGATGGCGTCGGGCCTGCCGATCGTCGCCGCCGACGCGGTGGCCCTCCCGCACCTGGTGCACGACGGAGAGAACGGCTACCTCTTCCGCCCCGGCGACGTCGACGACCTCGCCGCCAAGCTCACGACGGTGCTGACGCAGTCGCCCGAGGATCGTGCACGCATGCAGCATGCTTCGCTCGAGGGCGTGAAGGTGCACGACATGAAGCGCACCCTCGACACGTTCGAGGCGCTGTACCGCGACGAGCCCCTGCCCGAGTAG
- a CDS encoding glycosyltransferase, with protein sequence MHVVMFGDQHAQSLGGAQVSMRLQRRFLEKAGHTVTMVAPAMHGQRARAAAQDSAYVDLPSIPITADREYSMTWPGRRTDRWLDAAMRSRPPVDVVHIQGDFWGAFIGVRYAARHGIPIVHTMHNRLDVGIEATTPFPQTVLRVLNAWQRRALGRRDGESERGHDGWAYLRRFGARAAAITAPSTHFARRLQANRVLPGAGAPVERVVDVIWNGIDDDVLDEVLAGLTDVPPDPASVLERRPRFVWLGRMSPEKRLMPFLEALALSGIEAEVEVIGGGGQLRAARRLVEKLKPRATVIFAGRMPYARTLRRIAAADAVVQTSIGFETQGMTIFEAASLGTPSVVSDPDLAAELGTGFWAVGDGVTPDPSVAALADALRAAASDISAGTAGVPDPTIRERFRQSSRTAAMVEVYDRVTS encoded by the coding sequence GTGCACGTCGTGATGTTCGGCGACCAGCACGCCCAGTCGCTGGGCGGGGCGCAGGTCTCGATGCGGCTGCAGCGCCGCTTCCTCGAGAAGGCCGGTCACACCGTCACGATGGTCGCGCCCGCGATGCACGGCCAGCGGGCGCGGGCGGCGGCGCAGGACTCGGCCTACGTGGACCTGCCGTCGATCCCCATCACGGCGGACCGCGAGTACTCGATGACGTGGCCGGGCCGGCGCACCGATCGGTGGTTGGATGCTGCGATGCGAAGCCGCCCGCCGGTCGACGTGGTGCACATCCAGGGCGACTTCTGGGGCGCGTTCATCGGCGTGCGGTACGCCGCGCGGCACGGCATCCCGATCGTGCACACGATGCACAACCGGCTCGACGTCGGGATCGAGGCGACCACGCCCTTCCCCCAGACCGTGCTGCGGGTGCTCAACGCGTGGCAGCGCCGCGCGCTCGGGCGGCGCGACGGTGAGTCGGAGCGCGGCCACGACGGCTGGGCGTACCTGCGCCGGTTCGGCGCCCGCGCCGCCGCCATCACCGCCCCGTCGACGCATTTCGCGCGCCGGCTCCAGGCGAACCGTGTCCTGCCCGGGGCCGGTGCGCCGGTGGAGCGGGTGGTCGACGTCATCTGGAACGGCATCGACGACGACGTGCTCGACGAGGTGCTCGCGGGTCTCACCGATGTCCCGCCCGACCCCGCGTCGGTTCTGGAGCGTCGGCCGCGGTTCGTGTGGCTCGGGCGGATGAGCCCCGAGAAGCGGCTGATGCCCTTCCTCGAGGCGCTCGCCCTGTCGGGGATCGAGGCGGAGGTCGAGGTCATCGGCGGCGGCGGGCAGCTGCGCGCCGCCCGACGTCTCGTCGAGAAGCTCAAGCCGCGCGCGACCGTCATCTTCGCGGGACGGATGCCGTACGCCCGGACTCTGCGGCGCATCGCTGCCGCGGACGCCGTCGTGCAGACCTCGATCGGCTTCGAGACGCAGGGCATGACGATCTTCGAGGCGGCATCGCTCGGCACCCCGTCGGTGGTCAGCGATCCCGACCTCGCGGCCGAGCTGGGCACCGGATTCTGGGCGGTGGGCGACGGCGTCACCCCGGATCCGTCGGTCGCCGCGCTGGCGGACGCGCTGCGGGCCGCAGCATCCGATATCTCCGCCGGAACGGCCGGCGTGCCCGACCCCACCATCCGCGAGCGCTTCCGGCAGTCGTCGCGCACCGCGGCGATGGTCGAGGTCTACGACCGCGTCACTTCCTGA
- a CDS encoding helix-turn-helix domain-containing protein → MKTVACIVTDGFAPFEFGVACEAFGLDRSDDGIPNFDFRVVTPDPGVVQSKMGFSINVDADLSFAYEADLVVVSPVPHQYWGSIDERVLDVIRDAVARDAWVLSVCSGSFVVAASGVLDGRRATTHWMYAQKMKDMYPSIDVDPDVLYVQDGRIITSAGTAAGLDACLHLLRQELGAELTNIIARRMVVPPQRDGGQAQFIANPLPATTSLSLAPVTDWMLDNLRLDLTVDQLATKAHMSPRTFARRFKADYGATPAAWLARQRIIHAQRLLEKTDLGLDRIAYESGFGSAAVLRQNFARVLGTTPTAYRSRFACNLDEMTDASASVEVGAEASVLESVA, encoded by the coding sequence ATGAAAACGGTGGCCTGCATCGTCACGGACGGCTTCGCGCCGTTCGAATTCGGAGTCGCGTGCGAGGCGTTCGGCCTCGACCGGTCCGACGACGGCATCCCCAACTTCGACTTCCGGGTGGTCACGCCCGACCCCGGCGTCGTGCAGTCCAAGATGGGCTTCTCGATCAACGTCGACGCGGACCTGTCCTTCGCCTACGAGGCCGATCTCGTCGTCGTGTCGCCGGTTCCCCACCAGTACTGGGGAAGCATCGACGAACGGGTGCTCGACGTGATCCGCGACGCGGTCGCCCGCGACGCGTGGGTGCTGAGCGTGTGCAGCGGCTCGTTCGTCGTCGCCGCCTCGGGTGTGCTCGACGGCCGCCGCGCGACGACGCACTGGATGTACGCGCAGAAGATGAAGGACATGTACCCGTCGATCGACGTCGACCCCGACGTGCTCTACGTGCAGGACGGCCGCATCATCACGAGCGCCGGCACCGCGGCCGGGCTCGACGCCTGCCTGCACCTGCTGCGTCAGGAGCTCGGCGCCGAGCTCACCAACATCATCGCCCGCCGTATGGTCGTGCCCCCGCAGCGCGACGGCGGCCAAGCCCAGTTCATCGCGAACCCGCTGCCCGCCACGACGTCGCTCTCGCTCGCGCCGGTCACCGACTGGATGCTCGACAACCTGCGCCTGGACCTCACCGTCGACCAGCTCGCGACGAAGGCGCACATGTCGCCGCGCACGTTCGCCCGCCGCTTCAAGGCCGACTACGGCGCGACGCCCGCCGCCTGGCTCGCGCGTCAGCGGATCATCCACGCCCAGCGCCTGCTCGAGAAGACCGACCTCGGCCTCGACCGCATCGCCTACGAGAGCGGGTTCGGTTCGGCGGCGGTGCTGCGCCAGAACTTCGCGCGCGTGCTCGGCACCACGCCGACGGCCTATCGCTCGCGCTTCGCCTGCAACCTCGATGAGATGACGGATGCCTCGGCCTCCGTCGAAGTGGGGGCCGAGGCATCCGTCCTCGAATCCGTGGCGTAG
- a CDS encoding SulP family inorganic anion transporter, which translates to MGFDPRSWFSRKTLRTDAVAGVILGVEAVPDGLAAGLLAGVNPLAGLYGYLFGMVGAAVLTSSAFMAVQATSAMALVVSDAGLDTLPDPDRGLFTLAILTGIIMVIAGLLKGGRLISFVPTAVMTGFVTAIGVNIILGQLSNFTGYQAQGANRLLKTIDVLVHVGQWNIPSLVVGAIAILVIVVLLPTRVGSMGLVIAVVGGSACAVLLNLWVPNSVLLLRDIVDVPRGLPAPVLPSIADVPTLVIPALSLTFIGLVQGAAVSAGIPTADGRRADANRDFMGQGLGNVVSGVFQGMPVGGSMSGSSLIVQAGAKTRLSLFVAGAVMAVVVFLLADVVAFVAMPALAGLLIVVGWRAIKPSRVYSVMRSGPLPTTIMAVTFGLTLIIPLQFAVLVGVGLGVILYVAEQSNSVRVRAVHLADDGRMRESDPPAVVPPGEVLVLQPYGSLFFASAPVFERQLPDVSRQSSGSVVIVRLRGTDEIGLSHVEVLRRFAAQLRDADSTLKVVATEDRVISQLDAGGLTADIGVDNVYRGTEWVGEGLRRAYADARAEITG; encoded by the coding sequence GTGGGGTTCGATCCGAGATCGTGGTTCTCCCGTAAGACGCTGCGCACAGACGCCGTCGCGGGCGTGATCCTCGGTGTCGAGGCGGTGCCGGACGGTCTCGCGGCCGGTCTCCTCGCCGGGGTGAACCCGCTCGCCGGCCTCTACGGCTACCTCTTCGGCATGGTCGGCGCGGCCGTGCTCACCAGCAGCGCGTTCATGGCCGTGCAGGCGACGAGCGCGATGGCGCTCGTCGTCTCGGACGCGGGGCTCGACACGCTCCCCGATCCCGACCGCGGACTCTTCACGCTCGCCATCCTGACCGGCATCATCATGGTCATCGCCGGCCTGCTGAAGGGCGGCCGGCTCATCAGCTTCGTGCCGACCGCCGTCATGACGGGGTTCGTCACGGCGATCGGCGTCAACATCATCCTGGGCCAGCTGTCGAACTTCACCGGGTACCAGGCGCAGGGGGCGAATCGGCTGCTCAAGACCATCGACGTCCTCGTGCACGTCGGGCAGTGGAACATCCCGTCGCTCGTGGTCGGCGCGATCGCGATCCTCGTCATCGTGGTGCTCCTGCCGACCCGGGTGGGCAGCATGGGCCTCGTCATCGCCGTCGTCGGGGGCTCGGCGTGCGCGGTGCTGCTGAACCTCTGGGTGCCGAACTCCGTCCTGCTGCTGCGCGACATCGTGGACGTGCCGCGCGGCCTGCCCGCGCCGGTGCTGCCCAGCATCGCCGACGTGCCGACGCTCGTCATCCCCGCGCTGTCGCTGACGTTCATCGGCCTCGTGCAGGGTGCGGCGGTGTCGGCCGGGATCCCGACCGCCGACGGCAGGCGCGCGGACGCGAACCGCGACTTCATGGGGCAGGGGCTCGGCAACGTCGTGTCGGGCGTCTTCCAGGGCATGCCGGTCGGCGGGTCGATGTCGGGATCCTCGCTCATCGTGCAGGCGGGGGCGAAGACCCGGCTCTCGCTCTTCGTCGCCGGGGCCGTCATGGCGGTCGTCGTGTTCCTCCTGGCGGACGTCGTCGCCTTCGTGGCGATGCCGGCGCTCGCGGGCCTGCTCATCGTCGTGGGATGGCGTGCCATCAAGCCCAGTCGCGTGTACTCGGTCATGAGATCCGGGCCCCTCCCGACGACGATCATGGCGGTCACCTTCGGGCTGACACTGATCATCCCGCTGCAGTTCGCGGTGCTCGTCGGCGTCGGCCTCGGCGTCATCCTGTACGTCGCCGAGCAGTCCAACAGCGTGCGCGTGCGGGCGGTGCACCTCGCGGACGACGGCCGCATGCGCGAGAGCGACCCGCCGGCCGTCGTCCCGCCGGGGGAGGTGCTCGTGCTGCAGCCCTACGGCAGCCTCTTCTTCGCCAGCGCGCCGGTGTTCGAGCGGCAGCTGCCCGACGTGAGCCGCCAATCGAGTGGCTCAGTCGTCATCGTGCGCCTGCGGGGCACCGACGAGATCGGGCTCTCGCACGTCGAGGTGCTGCGCCGGTTCGCAGCCCAGTTGCGCGACGCCGACTCGACGCTGAAGGTCGTCGCGACCGAGGACCGCGTCATCTCGCAGCTCGACGCCGGCGGGCTCACCGCCGACATCGGCGTCGACAACGTCTACCGCGGCACGGAATGGGTGGGCGAGGGACTGCGCCGCGCCTACGCCGACGCCCGCGCGGAGATCACGGGCTAG
- a CDS encoding AAA family ATPase gives MNATQQPGQEDAQSALEQFGINLTDRARQGKLDPVIGRDSEIRRVSQVLTRRTKNNPVLIGEPGVGKTAVVEGLAQRIVAGDVAESLKNKELVTLDISALVAGAMYRGQFEERLKSVLKEITESDGRIITFIDELHVLMGAGGGEGSVAASNMLKPMLARGELRLIGATTLNEYREFIEKDAALERRFQQVYVGEPSVEDTVAILRGLKGRYEAHHGVTINDGALVAAASLSHRYIPSRQLPDKAIDLIDEAMSRLKMEIDSSPLEIDQLRRQIDRMRLEELALKKEKDSASKERLATLREHMTTAEAELSVLEQRWQRERAGLNRVGELKKQLDQAIIDRDRALREADYTRASKLEYETIKRLEVEIAQAEQAEAASTEERMVNEQVTDEDIAAVIAAWTGIPVGRLLQGETEKLLHLESELGKRLIGQKDAVKAVSDAVRRSRAGISDPGRPTGSFLFLGPTGVGKTELAKALAEFLFDDEHAMVRIDMSEYGEKHTVSRLVGAPPGYIGYEQGGQLTEAVRRRPYSVVLLDEVEKAHPEVFDVLLQVMDDGRLTDGQGRTVDFTNVILILTSNLGSPILIDPTLTTEQKRDAVMAIVRQAFKPEFLNRLDDIVMFAALTEDDLAQIVELAVDALQRRLKDRRLTLAVTPDARAWLAERGYDPVFGARPLRRLIQSEIQDRLAMALLSGGVRDGDVVRADVAADGSQLVLTSDGPSAPEPLAEDDDVIEAELLDD, from the coding sequence ATGAACGCCACGCAACAGCCCGGGCAGGAGGACGCGCAGAGCGCCCTCGAGCAGTTCGGGATCAACCTCACCGACCGTGCCCGACAGGGCAAGCTCGACCCCGTGATCGGGCGCGACAGCGAGATCCGGCGCGTCAGCCAGGTGCTGACCCGCCGCACCAAGAACAACCCCGTCCTCATCGGCGAGCCCGGCGTCGGCAAGACCGCCGTCGTCGAAGGGCTTGCTCAGCGGATCGTCGCGGGAGACGTCGCCGAGTCGCTCAAGAACAAAGAGCTCGTCACCCTCGACATCTCGGCGCTCGTCGCCGGCGCGATGTACCGCGGCCAGTTCGAGGAGCGGCTCAAGAGCGTGCTCAAGGAGATCACCGAGTCCGACGGGCGCATCATCACGTTCATCGACGAGCTCCACGTGCTCATGGGCGCGGGCGGCGGCGAGGGGTCGGTCGCAGCATCCAACATGCTCAAGCCCATGCTCGCCCGCGGCGAGCTTCGACTCATCGGCGCGACCACGCTGAACGAGTACCGCGAGTTCATCGAGAAGGATGCTGCGCTCGAGCGCCGCTTCCAGCAGGTCTACGTCGGCGAGCCCAGCGTCGAGGACACCGTCGCGATCCTCCGCGGACTCAAGGGCCGGTACGAGGCCCACCACGGTGTGACCATCAACGACGGCGCGCTGGTGGCCGCGGCATCCCTTTCCCACCGTTACATCCCGAGTCGCCAGCTCCCCGACAAGGCCATCGACCTGATCGACGAGGCGATGAGTCGGCTGAAGATGGAGATCGACTCGAGCCCGCTCGAGATCGACCAGCTGCGGCGCCAGATCGATCGCATGCGGCTGGAGGAGCTCGCCCTCAAGAAGGAGAAGGACTCCGCGTCGAAGGAGCGTCTCGCCACGCTCCGCGAGCACATGACCACCGCGGAGGCGGAGCTGTCGGTGCTCGAGCAGCGCTGGCAGCGCGAGCGCGCGGGCCTCAACCGCGTCGGCGAGCTCAAGAAACAGCTCGACCAGGCGATCATCGATCGCGACCGTGCCCTGCGCGAGGCCGACTACACGCGCGCCTCCAAGCTCGAGTACGAGACCATCAAGCGGCTCGAGGTCGAGATCGCGCAGGCGGAGCAGGCCGAGGCCGCGTCGACCGAGGAGCGCATGGTCAACGAGCAGGTCACCGACGAGGACATCGCCGCCGTCATCGCGGCGTGGACCGGCATTCCCGTCGGCCGGCTGCTGCAGGGCGAGACCGAGAAGCTGCTGCACCTCGAGTCCGAGCTCGGCAAGCGCCTGATCGGGCAGAAGGACGCCGTGAAGGCGGTATCGGACGCGGTTCGCCGGTCGCGTGCCGGCATCAGCGACCCCGGTCGGCCGACGGGCTCGTTCCTCTTCCTCGGCCCGACCGGCGTCGGCAAGACCGAGCTCGCCAAGGCGCTCGCCGAGTTCCTCTTCGACGACGAGCACGCCATGGTTCGCATCGACATGTCCGAGTACGGCGAGAAGCACACCGTCTCGCGCCTGGTCGGCGCCCCTCCCGGCTACATCGGGTACGAGCAGGGCGGCCAGCTCACCGAGGCGGTGCGGCGTCGCCCGTACTCGGTCGTCCTGCTCGACGAGGTCGAGAAGGCGCACCCCGAGGTGTTCGACGTGCTGCTGCAGGTCATGGACGACGGCCGCCTCACCGACGGTCAGGGTCGCACGGTCGACTTCACGAACGTGATCCTGATCCTCACGTCGAACCTGGGCTCGCCGATCCTCATCGACCCGACCCTCACGACCGAGCAGAAGCGCGACGCCGTCATGGCGATCGTGCGCCAGGCCTTCAAGCCCGAGTTCCTCAACCGGCTCGACGACATCGTGATGTTCGCCGCGCTCACCGAGGACGACCTCGCGCAGATCGTCGAGCTCGCCGTGGACGCGCTGCAGCGCCGCCTCAAGGACCGCCGCCTGACGCTCGCCGTCACGCCCGACGCCCGCGCCTGGCTCGCCGAGCGCGGCTACGACCCGGTCTTCGGGGCGCGGCCGCTGCGCCGGCTCATCCAGTCCGAGATCCAGGACCGCCTCGCGATGGCGCTGCTCTCGGGCGGCGTGCGCGACGGCGACGTCGTCCGCGCGGATGTCGCCGCCGACGGCTCGCAGCTCGTGCTGACCAGCGACGGCCCGTCCGCGCCCGAGCCCCTGGCCGAGGACGACGACGTGATCGAGGCCGAACTCCTGGACGACTGA
- a CDS encoding nitroreductase family protein codes for MSTLTARTAETDAPIIDVLAERWSTRIFDRESVIDEAALASALEAARWTPTAANTQAWRVIVARRGSAAHATVLGSLAGFNSAWAGDAAALVVFVAETTRDGEPMRWAQYDTGQVAAHFTVQAHADGLSTHQMGGFDPEAISAGFDLSADFTPVTVMAIGELGDIRLASEELQSRENAPRVRRPAADSVLVND; via the coding sequence ATGTCCACTCTCACCGCCCGCACCGCCGAGACCGACGCGCCGATCATCGACGTGCTCGCCGAGCGCTGGAGCACTCGCATCTTCGACCGCGAGTCCGTCATCGACGAGGCCGCCCTGGCGAGCGCGCTCGAGGCCGCCCGCTGGACGCCGACCGCCGCCAACACGCAGGCGTGGCGCGTCATCGTCGCCCGCCGCGGTTCGGCCGCGCACGCGACCGTGCTCGGCTCGCTCGCCGGCTTCAACAGCGCGTGGGCGGGCGACGCCGCCGCCCTGGTCGTGTTCGTCGCCGAGACCACGCGCGACGGCGAGCCCATGCGCTGGGCGCAGTACGACACCGGCCAGGTCGCCGCGCACTTCACCGTGCAGGCGCACGCCGACGGCCTGTCGACCCATCAGATGGGCGGCTTCGACCCCGAGGCGATCTCCGCCGGCTTCGACCTCAGCGCCGACTTCACCCCCGTCACCGTCATGGCGATCGGCGAGCTCGGCGACATCCGCCTCGCCTCGGAAGAGCTGCAGTCCCGCGAGAACGCCCCGCGCGTGCGCCGCCCCGCCGCCGACTCGGTGCTCGTGAACGACTGA
- a CDS encoding UbiA family prenyltransferase, translating to MRTVRALWGSSHPGPTLVVTALALALGVATGLEAWRLALLTLSVFAGQLSVGISNDALDAARDRAVGRTDKPIARGEVPVRVAWDAALGLLALALLLSAPLGWRMLAAHALTLGSAWSYNAGLKSTPWSIAPFLVSFGIFPSLATLSAPDPAFAAWWAWIAGASLGAAVHLTNVLPDLDDDARTGVRGLPHRLGPRVSAIVAAFAVVGGAVAVLLGAAGGDLAAASPVSWIFFGAVVAVAAVTAWRAIARPPTRALFRLVMLAALLLAAQLVASGSAFVA from the coding sequence GTGCGCACCGTCCGGGCCCTGTGGGGCTCCTCGCATCCGGGGCCGACGCTCGTCGTGACCGCGCTGGCGCTCGCGCTCGGCGTGGCGACCGGGCTCGAGGCGTGGCGGCTCGCTCTGCTGACGCTGTCGGTCTTCGCCGGGCAGCTGTCGGTCGGGATCTCGAACGACGCGCTCGACGCGGCGCGCGATCGTGCGGTGGGGCGAACAGACAAGCCGATCGCCCGCGGTGAGGTGCCGGTGCGGGTCGCCTGGGATGCCGCCCTCGGTCTGCTGGCGCTGGCTCTGCTGCTCTCGGCGCCGTTGGGATGGCGGATGCTGGCGGCCCACGCCCTGACGCTCGGCTCGGCATGGTCCTACAACGCGGGTCTGAAGTCGACGCCGTGGTCGATCGCGCCCTTCCTCGTGAGCTTCGGGATCTTCCCGTCGCTCGCGACGCTGTCAGCGCCCGATCCCGCGTTCGCCGCGTGGTGGGCATGGATCGCCGGCGCCTCGCTCGGCGCCGCCGTGCACCTCACGAACGTGCTTCCCGACCTCGACGACGACGCCCGCACCGGCGTCCGCGGGCTTCCGCATCGGCTGGGCCCGCGGGTGTCGGCGATCGTCGCCGCCTTCGCCGTCGTGGGCGGTGCGGTCGCGGTGCTGCTCGGCGCCGCGGGAGGAGACCTCGCGGCGGCGTCACCGGTGTCGTGGATCTTCTTCGGCGCGGTGGTCGCCGTGGCGGCGGTGACCGCGTGGCGCGCGATCGCGAGACCGCCGACGCGTGCGCTGTTCCGGCTGGTCATGCTGGCCGCGCTGCTCCTCGCGGCTCAGCTCGTGGCGTCGGGCAGCGCTTTCGTCGCCTGA